The proteins below come from a single Thermopolyspora flexuosa genomic window:
- the rbfA gene encoding 30S ribosome-binding factor RbfA, with amino-acid sequence MDAARARRLADRIRQIVAEMLERRIKDPRLGFVTVTDARLTADLRDATVYYTVFGSDAERADSAAALESAKGIIRSEVGRRLGLRHTPTITFVHDPLPENARHIDELLAQARARDEEIARKAQGARPAGDPDPYRRPVVSDDLDDADQEEDEEDGVDVPGGVGRRAK; translated from the coding sequence ATGGACGCAGCACGTGCTCGCAGGCTCGCCGACCGCATCCGGCAGATCGTCGCCGAGATGCTGGAACGACGGATCAAGGACCCGCGGCTGGGATTCGTGACGGTCACCGACGCCCGGCTCACCGCCGACCTGCGGGACGCGACCGTCTACTACACGGTCTTCGGGTCCGACGCCGAGCGCGCCGACAGCGCCGCGGCCCTGGAGAGCGCCAAGGGCATCATCCGCTCCGAGGTGGGCAGGCGGCTCGGCCTGCGCCACACCCCGACCATCACCTTCGTGCACGACCCGCTGCCGGAGAACGCCCGGCACATCGACGAGCTGCTCGCCCAGGCGCGTGCCCGGGACGAGGAGATCGCCCGCAAGGCCCAGGGGGCCCGGCCCGCGGGCGACCCCGACCCGTACCGCAGGCCCGTCGTCTCCGACGACCTGGACGACGCCGACCAGGAGGAGGACGAGGAGGACGGCGTGGACGTGCCGGGCGGCGTGGGACGCCGGGCGAAGTGA
- a CDS encoding bifunctional riboflavin kinase/FAD synthetase produces MEFWHGLDDVPEGWGRSVVTIGVFDGVHRGHQGMVRRAVEMARRLNLPAVVVTFDPHPDEVVRPGTQTPRLTTPRYRGELLAELGVDAVCTLPFTLEFSKMSPDEFVQSVLVDRLKVAGLVVGENFRFGHKAAGDVETLRELGEKYDFVAEGVPLVSNGETISSTLIRERLAAGDVAGAAEALGRPHRVEGVVVRGFQRGRALGVPTANVEPPERTAIPADGVYAGWLQCIEVAGIPPAYPGERWPAAISVGTNPTFAGVERTVEAHALDRDDLDLYGAHVAVDFGYRLRDNLRFDSVEALIEQMRRDIERTRELTAQPGARSGTESGTESGTAER; encoded by the coding sequence GTGGAGTTCTGGCACGGACTCGACGACGTGCCCGAGGGCTGGGGCAGATCCGTCGTCACGATCGGTGTGTTCGACGGAGTCCACCGCGGCCACCAGGGCATGGTGCGGCGCGCGGTCGAGATGGCGCGCAGGCTCAACCTGCCCGCGGTGGTCGTCACCTTCGACCCGCATCCGGACGAGGTGGTGCGCCCCGGCACCCAGACGCCCCGCCTCACCACCCCGCGGTACCGCGGCGAGCTGCTCGCCGAGCTCGGCGTCGACGCGGTGTGCACGCTCCCGTTCACGCTCGAGTTCTCCAAGATGTCCCCGGACGAGTTCGTGCAGTCGGTGCTCGTCGACCGGCTCAAGGTCGCGGGCCTGGTGGTGGGGGAGAATTTCCGGTTCGGCCACAAGGCGGCGGGCGACGTGGAGACGCTGCGGGAGCTGGGGGAGAAGTACGACTTCGTCGCCGAGGGTGTGCCGCTGGTGAGCAACGGTGAGACGATCTCGTCCACGCTGATCCGGGAACGGCTCGCGGCCGGGGACGTGGCGGGCGCCGCCGAGGCGCTCGGCCGCCCGCACCGGGTCGAGGGCGTGGTGGTGCGCGGCTTCCAGCGGGGCCGCGCCCTCGGCGTGCCGACCGCGAACGTCGAGCCGCCGGAGCGGACCGCGATCCCGGCCGACGGCGTCTACGCCGGGTGGCTGCAGTGCATCGAGGTGGCGGGCATCCCGCCCGCGTACCCGGGGGAGCGCTGGCCGGCGGCGATCTCGGTGGGCACCAACCCCACCTTCGCCGGGGTGGAGCGCACCGTCGAGGCGCACGCGCTCGACCGCGACGACCTCGACCTGTACGGCGCGCACGTCGCCGTCGACTTCGGCTACCGGCTGCGCGACAACCTCAGGTTCGACAGCGTGGAGGCGCTGATCGAGCAGATGCGGCGGGACATCGAGCGCACCCGCGAGCTCACCGCGCAGCCCGGCGCCCGGTCCGGCACTGAGTCCGGCACTGAGTCCGGCACGGCCGAGCGCTGA
- a CDS encoding DHH family phosphoesterase, whose product MTTSPHTWAAAPGGAEPEQRYRPGTGPGTGSRARPQGRPTAARPAPPWRRPARGGAIDEQTWRRAVAAIESAEEVALACHVSPDGDALGSMLALGLALRGAGRHVVASFGDRHFAVPRLLRFLPGQELLVAPAEYPAAPALMITFDVATVERLGLLEDNARNAAELLVVDHHASNVAATGFGTLRLVDPTAAATAVLAEELITRLGLPVDEHIATCLYTGLVTDTGSFRYGVTPAVHDMAGRLVATGLATDAITRALWEGNPFGYLKVLATALERATLEPLAAEAHGLVWTYVTRDDRAAVALPYEEVEGVIDVVRQAGEADVAVVLKQDDEGLWQVSARSKGAIDVGRACAALGGGGHARAAGFTSHLPPDDTLALLRPLLTRM is encoded by the coding sequence GTGACCACGTCACCGCACACGTGGGCGGCCGCGCCCGGCGGGGCCGAGCCGGAGCAGCGGTACCGGCCCGGTACCGGCCCGGGCACCGGGTCGCGGGCCCGTCCGCAGGGGCGGCCCACGGCGGCGCGCCCCGCCCCGCCGTGGCGGCGCCCGGCCCGCGGCGGCGCGATCGACGAGCAGACCTGGCGGCGGGCCGTGGCGGCGATCGAGTCGGCCGAGGAGGTGGCGCTCGCCTGCCACGTCTCGCCCGACGGCGACGCGCTCGGCTCGATGCTCGCCCTCGGGCTCGCGCTGCGCGGCGCCGGCCGGCACGTGGTCGCCTCGTTCGGGGACCGCCACTTCGCCGTGCCCCGGCTGCTGCGCTTCCTGCCCGGGCAGGAGCTGCTCGTGGCGCCCGCCGAGTACCCTGCCGCGCCCGCCCTGATGATCACCTTCGACGTGGCCACGGTGGAGCGGCTCGGGCTGCTCGAGGACAACGCGCGCAACGCGGCCGAGCTGCTCGTCGTCGACCACCACGCGTCCAACGTGGCGGCCACCGGCTTCGGCACGCTGCGCCTGGTCGACCCGACCGCCGCCGCGACCGCGGTGCTCGCCGAGGAGCTCATCACCCGGCTCGGCCTGCCCGTCGACGAGCACATCGCCACCTGCCTGTACACCGGGCTGGTCACCGACACCGGATCGTTCCGGTACGGGGTCACCCCGGCCGTGCACGACATGGCCGGGCGGCTGGTCGCCACCGGGCTGGCCACCGACGCGATCACCCGCGCGCTGTGGGAGGGCAACCCGTTCGGCTACCTCAAGGTGCTCGCCACCGCGCTGGAGCGGGCCACCCTGGAGCCGCTCGCGGCCGAGGCGCACGGCCTGGTGTGGACCTACGTCACCCGGGACGACCGGGCCGCGGTCGCCCTGCCGTACGAGGAGGTCGAGGGGGTCATCGACGTGGTACGGCAGGCCGGCGAGGCCGACGTCGCCGTGGTGCTCAAGCAGGACGACGAGGGCCTGTGGCAGGTGTCGGCCCGGTCGAAGGGGGCGATCGACGTCGGCCGGGCCTGCGCCGCGCTCGGCGGCGGAGGCCACGCCCGGGCGGCCGGGTTCACCTCGCACCTGCCGCCCGACGACACGCTGGCCCTGCTGCGGCCGTTGCTCACCCGGATGTGA
- the truB gene encoding tRNA pseudouridine(55) synthase TruB — protein MKAPTPASGLIIVDKPAGWTSHDVVSKLRRLAGTRRVGHAGTLDPMATGVLVVGVEKATRLLGHLALTEKVYDGTIRLGVSTNTDDADGEVVAVTSAAGVTPEAVAAGVAELTGTIMQIPPQVSAIKVNGQRAYRRARAGEEVELTARPVTVHSFEVTAFRPGEDAATATKIVDVDVTVHCSSGTYIRALARDLGERLGVGGHLTYLRRTRVGPYSLAQARTIEQLSRSCEIMPIGEAVAAAFPRREVTAEQARVIAHGGRLPAAGLGPGPVGVFAPDGTLLALVEERGGQARPLAVFVP, from the coding sequence ATGAAGGCGCCCACGCCCGCAAGCGGCCTGATCATCGTCGACAAGCCGGCCGGCTGGACGTCCCACGACGTGGTGAGCAAGCTGCGCCGGCTCGCCGGCACCCGCCGGGTGGGCCACGCCGGCACCCTCGACCCGATGGCGACCGGCGTGCTCGTCGTCGGCGTGGAGAAGGCGACCCGGCTGCTCGGCCACCTGGCGCTCACCGAGAAGGTGTACGACGGCACCATCCGGCTCGGGGTGTCCACCAACACCGACGACGCCGACGGCGAGGTGGTCGCGGTGACCTCGGCGGCGGGCGTCACGCCCGAGGCGGTGGCCGCGGGCGTGGCCGAGCTCACCGGCACGATCATGCAGATCCCGCCGCAGGTCAGCGCGATCAAGGTGAACGGGCAGCGGGCCTACCGGCGCGCCCGCGCCGGGGAGGAGGTCGAGCTGACCGCCCGCCCGGTGACCGTGCACTCCTTCGAGGTCACCGCCTTCCGGCCCGGCGAGGACGCCGCCACCGCGACGAAGATCGTGGACGTGGACGTGACGGTGCACTGCTCGAGCGGCACCTACATCCGCGCGCTCGCCCGCGACCTGGGGGAACGGCTCGGCGTGGGCGGCCACCTCACCTACCTGCGGCGCACCCGGGTCGGGCCGTACTCGCTGGCGCAGGCGCGCACGATCGAGCAGCTGTCCCGGTCGTGCGAGATCATGCCGATCGGCGAGGCGGTGGCCGCGGCGTTCCCGCGCCGGGAGGTGACCGCCGAGCAGGCCCGCGTGATCGCGCACGGCGGGCGGCTGCCCGCGGCCGGGCTCGGCCCCGGGCCGGTCGGGGTGTTCGCCCCGGACGGTACGCTTCTGGCATTGGTCGAGGAACGGGGCGGGCAGGCCCGGCCCCTGGCCGTCTTCGTTCCCTGA
- the rpsO gene encoding 30S ribosomal protein S15, translating into MSLDTATKKKIIEEFGTGENDTGSPEVQVALLTRRIQELTEHLKVHKHDHHSRRGLLLLVGRRRRLLKYLQSRDIERYRSLIERLGLRR; encoded by the coding sequence GTGTCGCTCGACACCGCCACGAAGAAGAAGATCATTGAGGAGTTCGGCACCGGGGAGAACGACACCGGGTCGCCGGAGGTCCAGGTCGCGCTGCTGACCCGGCGCATCCAGGAGCTCACCGAGCACCTCAAGGTGCACAAGCACGACCACCACAGCCGCCGCGGTCTGCTGCTGCTGGTCGGCCGGCGCCGCCGGCTGCTGAAGTACCTGCAGTCGCGGGACATCGAGCGGTATCGGTCGCTGATCGAGCGGCTTGGCCTGCGCCGATAG
- a CDS encoding polyribonucleotide nucleotidyltransferase has product MEGVHTTEAVIDNGSFGTRVVRFETGRLARQAAGSAVAYLDDETMVLSATTVSKQPKEALDFFPLTVDVEERMYAAGRIPGSFFRREGRPSEDAILTCRLIDRPLRPSFAKGLRNEIQIIATILALHPDHLYDVVAINAASMSTQLAGLPFSGPIGGVRVALIEGQWVAFPTHSELERATFDMVVAGRVLEDGDVAIMMVEAESTKNTLQLIEEGGTPPDEQRVAEGLEAAKPFIKVLCDAQTRLAEVAGKEPVEYPLFIDYHEDAYEAVVNAVRSELAAALTIPSKQEREAELERVRALAAEKLLADFEGREKEIAAAFRALTKKLIRERIINEGVRIDGRGPKDIRQLNAEVHVVPRVHGSALFERGETQILGITTLNMLRMEQMIDSLSPERTKRYMHNYNMPPYSTGETGRVGSPKRREIGHGALAERALIPVLPSREEFPYAIRQVSEALGSNGSTSMGSVCASTMSLLDAGVPLKDMVAGIAMGLIYENGQYVTLTDILGAEDAFGDMDFKVAGTRDIITALQLDTKLDGIPAEVLAGALKQAKAARLAILDVMREAIDAPAEMNPTAPRIITIKVPVDKIGEVIGPKGKMINQIQDETGAEITIEDDGTIYIGATDGPSAEAARAAINAIANPHMPEVGERYLGTVVKIAAFGAFVSLLPGKDGLLHVSQIRKLHGGKRIDNVEDVMSVGEKIQVEIAEIDPRGKLSLVPVEVIEAEAKKAKEKEAAKAGAAAKAGGGGAEQGESSSTGRRRRTRSRGARNEGNS; this is encoded by the coding sequence GTGGAGGGAGTCCACACCACAGAGGCCGTCATCGACAACGGCTCCTTCGGCACGCGCGTCGTCCGGTTCGAGACCGGACGGCTCGCCCGCCAGGCGGCGGGAAGCGCGGTCGCCTACCTCGACGACGAGACCATGGTGCTGTCCGCCACCACGGTCTCCAAGCAGCCCAAGGAGGCGCTCGACTTCTTCCCGCTCACCGTCGACGTCGAGGAGCGGATGTACGCCGCGGGCCGCATCCCCGGCTCGTTCTTCCGCCGTGAGGGCCGGCCGTCCGAGGACGCGATCCTCACCTGCCGGCTGATCGACCGGCCGCTGCGGCCGAGCTTCGCCAAGGGCCTGCGCAACGAGATCCAGATCATCGCGACGATCCTCGCGCTCCACCCCGACCACCTGTACGACGTGGTGGCGATCAACGCCGCGTCGATGTCGACCCAGCTCGCGGGCCTGCCGTTCTCCGGCCCGATCGGCGGGGTGCGCGTGGCGCTGATCGAGGGCCAGTGGGTGGCGTTCCCGACCCACAGCGAGCTGGAGCGGGCGACGTTCGACATGGTCGTCGCGGGCCGGGTGCTCGAGGACGGCGACGTCGCGATCATGATGGTGGAGGCGGAGTCCACCAAGAACACGCTGCAGCTCATCGAGGAGGGCGGGACCCCGCCGGACGAGCAGCGGGTCGCCGAGGGCCTCGAGGCCGCCAAGCCGTTCATCAAGGTGCTGTGCGACGCGCAGACCCGGCTCGCCGAGGTGGCCGGCAAGGAGCCGGTCGAGTACCCGCTGTTCATCGACTACCACGAGGACGCCTACGAGGCGGTCGTGAACGCGGTCCGCAGCGAGCTCGCCGCGGCGCTCACCATCCCCTCCAAGCAGGAGCGGGAGGCCGAGCTGGAGCGGGTCCGGGCGCTCGCCGCGGAGAAGCTGCTCGCCGACTTCGAGGGCCGGGAGAAGGAGATCGCCGCCGCGTTCCGGGCGCTCACCAAGAAGCTCATCCGCGAGCGGATCATCAACGAGGGCGTGCGCATCGACGGCCGCGGGCCCAAGGACATCCGGCAGCTCAACGCCGAGGTGCACGTGGTGCCGCGGGTGCACGGCTCGGCGCTGTTCGAGCGCGGTGAGACCCAGATCCTCGGCATCACCACGCTCAACATGCTCCGCATGGAGCAGATGATCGACTCGCTCAGCCCCGAGCGCACCAAGCGCTACATGCACAACTACAACATGCCGCCGTACTCGACCGGCGAGACCGGCCGGGTGGGCTCGCCGAAGCGGCGGGAGATCGGGCACGGCGCGCTCGCCGAGCGGGCGCTCATCCCCGTGCTGCCGTCGCGCGAGGAGTTCCCGTACGCGATCCGGCAGGTCTCCGAGGCGCTCGGGTCGAACGGCTCGACCTCGATGGGCTCGGTGTGCGCGTCCACGATGTCGCTGCTCGACGCCGGTGTGCCGCTGAAGGACATGGTCGCCGGCATCGCGATGGGCCTCATCTACGAGAACGGCCAGTACGTCACGCTCACCGACATCCTCGGCGCCGAGGACGCGTTCGGTGACATGGACTTCAAGGTCGCCGGCACCCGGGACATCATCACCGCGCTGCAGCTCGACACCAAGCTCGACGGCATCCCGGCCGAGGTGCTCGCGGGCGCGCTCAAGCAGGCGAAGGCGGCCCGGCTGGCGATCCTCGACGTGATGCGCGAGGCGATCGACGCCCCGGCCGAGATGAACCCGACCGCGCCGCGGATCATCACGATCAAGGTCCCGGTCGACAAGATCGGCGAGGTCATCGGCCCGAAGGGCAAGATGATCAACCAGATCCAGGACGAGACCGGCGCCGAGATCACCATCGAGGACGACGGCACCATCTACATCGGCGCCACCGACGGCCCGTCCGCCGAGGCCGCCCGGGCGGCGATCAACGCGATCGCCAACCCGCACATGCCCGAGGTCGGCGAGCGCTACCTCGGCACCGTCGTCAAGATCGCCGCGTTCGGCGCGTTCGTCTCGCTGCTGCCGGGCAAGGACGGCCTGCTGCACGTCTCGCAGATCCGCAAGCTGCACGGCGGCAAGCGCATCGACAACGTCGAGGACGTGATGAGCGTCGGCGAGAAGATCCAGGTGGAGATCGCCGAGATCGACCCGCGCGGCAAGCTCTCCCTCGTCCCGGTCGAGGTGATCGAGGCCGAGGCGAAGAAGGCCAAGGAGAAGGAAGCGGCGAAGGCCGGCGCGGCCGCGAAGGCGGGCGGCGGCGGTGCCGAGCAGGGCGAGTCGTCGTCCACCGGGCGGCGGCGCCGTACCCGCTCCCGTGGCGCGCGCAACGAGGGCAACTCCTGA
- a CDS encoding DUF503 domain-containing protein encodes MYIGALTLDLLLGDVRSLKQKRSVVRPIIAEVRRKFPAVAVAETGHLELHRRAQIGIAVVSATAANCGEVMDACERLIAFHPEIELLSARQRIFNEHEESGHEDADDPWSGSSLDSRR; translated from the coding sequence ATGTACATAGGTGCCCTGACGTTGGACCTTCTGCTCGGGGACGTCCGGTCGCTGAAGCAGAAGCGCTCCGTGGTGCGTCCGATCATCGCGGAGGTCCGGCGCAAGTTCCCGGCCGTCGCGGTCGCCGAGACCGGCCACCTCGAGCTGCACCGGCGCGCGCAGATCGGCATCGCCGTGGTGAGCGCCACCGCGGCGAACTGCGGCGAGGTGATGGACGCGTGCGAGCGGCTGATCGCCTTTCATCCGGAGATCGAACTTCTGTCCGCGCGGCAGCGAATCTTCAATGAGCACGAGGAATCCGGGCATGAGGACGCCGACGATCCCTGGTCCGGCTCGTCGCTCGATTCGCGGCGATAG